Proteins encoded in a region of the Sebaldella sp. S0638 genome:
- a CDS encoding LexA family transcriptional regulator — MDIRDLLKKIREEHNYSVARMGEVIGSAGSLVNQIETGRRNVTEKYINKVMLAFPAYKKEIMESFYMGKIKEITKEIKDKELPLKNVKIDISEVEIPLFTASAGNGLLVMDEEEETIKLTLPREIQRIKNIFAIRVLGDSMLPEYRPNDILIADPNMVCNYEELNNENVIVEVNGERYIKCLRFEDYRPYLYSYNQVYSPIEINGNDEIKIIGVAIYLIRKMSKKYSY; from the coding sequence ATGGATATAAGGGATTTGTTAAAAAAAATAAGAGAAGAACACAATTATAGTGTTGCAAGAATGGGGGAGGTGATAGGATCAGCTGGTTCGCTTGTTAATCAGATAGAAACAGGTAGAAGAAATGTAACTGAAAAATATATAAATAAAGTTATGCTTGCCTTTCCAGCTTATAAAAAGGAAATCATGGAAAGCTTTTACATGGGGAAAATTAAAGAGATAACGAAAGAAATCAAAGATAAAGAGTTGCCACTAAAAAATGTGAAAATTGATATATCGGAGGTTGAAATACCATTGTTTACAGCGAGTGCAGGAAACGGATTATTGGTTATGGACGAAGAAGAAGAAACAATAAAATTAACTTTACCAAGAGAGATACAGAGAATAAAGAATATTTTTGCGATAAGAGTTCTAGGAGATTCTATGTTACCGGAGTATAGACCGAACGATATTTTGATCGCAGATCCAAATATGGTTTGCAATTATGAAGAATTGAATAATGAAAATGTTATTGTTGAAGTAAATGGTGAAAGATATATAAAATGTTTGAGATTCGAGGATTACAGACCATATTTATACAGTTATAATCAAGTGTATTCACCTATAGAGATAAACGGAAATGATGAAATAAAAATAATCGGCGTAGCAATTTATCTTATACGTAAAATGAGTAAAAAATATAGTTACTAA